A genomic region of Miscanthus floridulus cultivar M001 chromosome 3, ASM1932011v1, whole genome shotgun sequence contains the following coding sequences:
- the LOC136543874 gene encoding receptor-like protein EIX2, translated as MAAHLLLRRLHGVAAAVVFSFLTVVAAQALSPSPSIPASGPAAALSPSPSIPATAPAAALSPWPSIPATGPAAALSPWPSIPATGPAVALSPWPWPPEPISGGSGGCFTIANEREALLCFKQSFLDPSGRLSSWQGEEFCSWRGIRCDNRTGHVVKIDLRNQDCYSYDEALTLGDGFETIMSSSIAALHHLRYLDLSCNHFSSISIPSLFGTLNSLRYLNLSNANFDGDRVPSQLGNLSRLQYLDLTSDSMMSMTDLSWLPHLSSLKCLVMDYVDLSSIWDWVHIVNMLPNLKVLSLSDCGLNLNSTVSTVSHSNLSRLVVLDLTLLFLLLLLSGGNASNDLVLLSC; from the exons ATGGCTGCTCATCTGCTGCTGCGTCGTCTCCATGGAGTTGCTGCAGCCGTCGTCTTCTCCTTCCTTACCGTGGTCGCGGCCCAGGCGCTGTCCCCGTCGCCCTCCATTCCTGCATCAGGGCCGGCGGCCGCGCTGTCCCCGTCGCCCTCTATTCCTGCAACAGCGCCGGCGGCCGCGCTGTCCCCGTGGCCCTCCATTCCTGCAACAGGGCCGGCGGCCGCGCTGTCCCCGTGGCCCTCCATTCCTGCAACAGGGCCGGCTGTCGCACTGTCCCCGTGGCCGTGGCCGCCGGAGCCCATCTCAGGTGGCAGCGGGGGCTGCTTTACAATTGCAAACGAGCGGGAGGCGCTGCTGTGCTTCAAGCAGAGCTTCCTCGACCCCAGCGGCCGTCTTTCGTCATGGCAGGGTGAAGAGTTCTGCTCCTGGAGGGGAATCCGGTGCGACAACCGAACCGGCCACGTCGTCAAGATTGACCTGCGTAACCAGGACTGTTACTCTTATGATGAAGCCCTCACGCTGGGAGATGGATTTGAGACGATTATGAGCTCTTCTATTGCCGCCTTACACCATCTTAGGTACTTGGATCTAAGCTGCAACCACTTCAGCTCCATAAGCATACCTTCGCTCTTTGGTACCCTCAACAGCCTAAGGTACCTCAACCTCTCCAATGCAAATTTTGACGGTGACCGTGTCCCATCACAGCTTGGTAACCTCTCTCGCTTGCAATACCTTGATCTCACTAGTGATTCTATGATGAGCATGACAGACCTTTCATggctgccacatctctcttcactTAAGTGTCTCGTTATGGATTACGTGGACCTCAGTTCTATATGGGATTGGGTGCACATAGTGAACATGCTTCCTAATCTTAAAGTCCTCTCCCTGTCTGACTGTGGTCTGAATCTCAATAGCACGGTATCTACTGTATCCCATTCGAACCTCTCACGTCTCGTGGTTCTTGATTT gaccttgctcttcttg ctactcctcctcagtggcggcaatgcctctaatgatctcgtcctgctgagctgctga